Proteins encoded in a region of the Photobacterium profundum SS9 genome:
- a CDS encoding enoyl-CoA hydratase, giving the protein MSDFISVQHDQHIYTISIDRPNAKNALNIDMYTTLANILIEANNDDSVRAILLTHTTEVFCSGNDMHDFLHMSQGTLNNSDSRQQVERFMVALLNCRKPIVAAVNGAAIGIGTTLLQYCDFVFCSPHTRFQTPFTPLGLCPEFASSIQLEKIIGTRKAKAMLMMGEPMMASEAESLGFVNQVVDSPFNKAQTYVKQLASLPPNAMRNTKALLNASSIEPLLACIEIENQLLFDLLAQPEAKEAISAFLEKRAPDFSQF; this is encoded by the coding sequence ATGTCTGACTTTATTAGCGTTCAACATGACCAACATATTTACACTATTTCAATTGATCGCCCTAATGCTAAAAACGCACTCAACATCGACATGTACACAACCTTAGCGAATATACTCATTGAGGCTAATAACGATGATAGCGTACGCGCAATATTATTAACCCACACAACCGAGGTGTTTTGTAGTGGTAATGACATGCATGATTTTTTACACATGTCTCAGGGAACTTTAAACAATAGCGACAGCCGCCAACAGGTTGAACGCTTTATGGTTGCCCTACTCAACTGCCGTAAGCCCATTGTAGCAGCCGTGAATGGCGCAGCTATCGGTATTGGAACTACCCTACTCCAATATTGTGATTTTGTATTTTGCTCGCCTCACACTCGGTTTCAGACCCCATTTACGCCCTTGGGCTTATGCCCTGAATTTGCTTCTAGCATTCAGCTCGAAAAAATCATTGGCACAAGAAAAGCAAAGGCAATGCTCATGATGGGTGAGCCAATGATGGCAAGCGAAGCTGAGAGCCTCGGTTTCGTTAATCAAGTGGTTGATAGCCCATTCAACAAAGCACAAACCTACGTCAAACAATTAGCGAGTCTTCCCCCTAATGCCATGCGCAATACGAAAGCCTTACTCAACGCATCGTCAATCGAGCCGTTATTAGCCTGTATTGAAATAGAAAATCAGCTGTTGTTTGATTTATTAGCACAACCGGAGGCAAAAGAAGCCATTTCGGCATTCCTTGAGAAACGCGCGCCTGACTTCAGTCAATTCTGA